One part of the Bacillus sp. FJAT-27916 genome encodes these proteins:
- a CDS encoding tripartite tricarboxylate transporter TctB family protein, translating into MNRYFDRIASIGFLALGILVFVESRDISDSAYGSAIGPKTFPMGLGIALFILGGILLIETIKNKEPKETQKKNKDLYNYKQFIIIFLVALGYVLLLEKLGYIISTFLFLLISFSTFEKKKWLSSIIVSGAFTLFVYYVFVNVLGGSLPGFPF; encoded by the coding sequence TTTTAGCGCTGGGAATTCTTGTATTTGTTGAATCGCGAGATATATCAGATAGTGCGTATGGTTCTGCAATTGGTCCTAAAACTTTTCCGATGGGGTTAGGGATAGCATTGTTCATTCTTGGCGGAATTCTCCTTATTGAGACGATAAAAAATAAAGAGCCTAAAGAGACACAAAAAAAAAATAAAGACTTATATAATTATAAACAATTTATAATAATCTTTCTTGTCGCACTAGGTTACGTATTGCTTCTTGAAAAACTAGGCTATATTATTTCTACATTCTTATTTCTTTTAATTAGTTTCAGTACCTTTGAAAAGAAAAAATGGCTTAGTTCTATTATTGTGTCCGGTGCATTCACATTGTTTGTTTATTATGTATTCGTTAATGTTCTAGGTGGTTCCTTACCCGGGTTTCCATTCTAA
- a CDS encoding tripartite tricarboxylate transporter permease, with protein METLQFLMNGFAIAFQWHNILFALIGVLIGTAVGVLPGIGPMSGVALLIPVTATLTSGLPVEMAATSSIILLAGVYYGAMYGGSTTSILLNTPGESSSVVTTLDGYEMAKQGRAGSALAIAAIGSFVAGIVSLIGLVLLARPLSKVAIDFGPADYFSLMLLGLAAVSGLAGKSITKALIMTVLGLLLGTIGIDAVSGISRFTYDQPVLYSGIEFLTVAVGLFALGEVFKTIIEKEKDEEPVAKIKRIIPTKQDLKDSAAPIGRGSILGFFLGVLPGAGATLASFFAYIAEKKISKNPETFGKGNIAGVASPESANNAASGGAMIPLLTLGIPGSGTTAILMGAFIMYNIQPGPLLFEEHPQVAWGLIASMFLGNLMLLILNMPLVRIFAKVIETPKKYLLPLIIAISVFGVYAVQYTTFDLLLLLGCGVAGYYLSKNDYPVAPLVLALVLGPMIENNMRRALTISNGDFSIFVTNTLSLIFLVIAVLWILVPLLLKIRGKNVIINEEG; from the coding sequence ATGGAGACACTACAATTTTTAATGAATGGGTTTGCGATAGCATTTCAATGGCATAATATACTTTTTGCATTAATAGGTGTGCTTATCGGTACTGCAGTAGGTGTATTACCGGGTATTGGACCAATGAGTGGGGTGGCATTGTTGATACCAGTTACAGCTACATTAACATCTGGGCTACCAGTTGAAATGGCTGCAACCAGTTCAATTATACTTCTTGCAGGGGTATATTATGGAGCAATGTATGGAGGGTCGACTACTTCTATCTTATTAAATACTCCTGGGGAATCATCATCTGTAGTTACTACATTAGATGGTTATGAAATGGCAAAACAGGGAAGAGCAGGTTCAGCTTTAGCTATTGCCGCTATTGGATCATTTGTCGCAGGTATAGTGTCGTTAATTGGATTGGTTTTATTAGCAAGGCCATTATCTAAAGTTGCCATTGATTTTGGTCCCGCAGATTATTTTTCTCTTATGCTATTAGGGTTGGCAGCTGTTAGCGGCCTAGCTGGGAAATCTATAACTAAAGCGCTAATAATGACTGTTCTAGGTCTGTTGTTAGGAACAATTGGGATAGATGCTGTTTCAGGAATATCACGATTTACATATGATCAACCTGTACTTTATAGCGGTATTGAATTCTTAACAGTAGCCGTAGGATTATTTGCATTAGGTGAGGTTTTCAAAACAATTATTGAAAAAGAAAAGGATGAAGAGCCGGTCGCAAAAATTAAACGTATCATCCCTACAAAACAAGATTTAAAAGACAGCGCCGCACCTATTGGCCGTGGTTCCATTTTAGGTTTTTTTCTAGGAGTTTTGCCAGGTGCAGGTGCTACACTTGCTTCTTTCTTTGCATATATTGCGGAAAAAAAGATTAGCAAAAATCCAGAAACATTTGGAAAAGGAAATATTGCTGGGGTTGCATCTCCGGAATCAGCCAACAATGCTGCGTCTGGTGGAGCGATGATACCGCTTTTGACTTTAGGGATACCTGGATCAGGAACAACAGCTATTTTGATGGGCGCTTTTATTATGTATAATATCCAACCGGGTCCTTTACTTTTTGAAGAGCATCCACAAGTCGCATGGGGATTAATTGCGAGTATGTTTTTAGGGAATCTAATGTTACTTATCTTAAATATGCCACTTGTACGTATCTTCGCAAAAGTAATTGAGACACCAAAGAAATATCTATTGCCATTAATTATCGCCATATCCGTATTTGGTGTCTATGCGGTTCAATATACAACATTTGATTTGCTATTATTGTTAGGCTGCGGTGTGGCAGGTTATTATTTGTCAAAAAATGATTATCCTGTAGCTCCATTAGTGCTTGCTCTAGTGTTGGGACCAATGATTGAAAATAATATGAGACGTGCATTAACAATTTCTAATGGTGACTTTAGTATCTTTGTAACAAATACATTGTCATTAATATTTTTAGTGATTGCTGTTTTATGGATACTAGTGCCTTTGCTTCTTAAGATACGAGGAAAAAACGTTATTATTAACGAAGAAGGGTAA